cccttgagtatttttgctgtatcacggtgtgagtggccattaaatgaatcaaataatttatcaaaaatcagcaataaatctacagtttcttcacactcagctagtaatatgttgcattctgaaacaaaaaaaaatatatatacatcattaatgtttgtggttatttatgttcctatgcaaaatatatatataatcaatttcaaaatatatatatgtatatatatgtattcacaagaaaaagtatatatgtatgatttatatggataaaaaatacttataatcaaaacatttaactgattttcattatgAGTTGCAACATACCTTCTACAAAAAACTTGTTGCTTGTTTGCTCCATGTCCTTTTCCTTATCCTCCAACATTGAAACTGAAGCGACTGGTTCAACTGATACTTCTGCAACTGCAGATGAGCTAGTGGTAtctagaaagtagcaataatcttgttagaaaagactaagcacatactttaaaacctattaatataattgtgcaattctacaaaagactacttagaagtattttaacataattataacatttcacaactatcaaacaatgttgtctcgtcccaagctaagcagaacttgtgttatggatactagacagctgataaacatactttctaaatatagaaataatttacacccagacacagaacaaaatgatgatgctcatcacacaaatatttctcctgattgggaatcaaaccaaaaacctctggcatagcactaaaagacactagccactagaccaacaggacagttaatgcacttcatttgcgatgattaggtgacagaaaataaaattgaaacagcacttattggtctgtggttcatcttaggggcagatttcacagttatttcatacatttaatagacatctgccaaaatgttaattgcatatttgtttacatgtaaattggatgttataatatgcaaatatatttatttacctgatgggataaggctggtgtaaaaggttggcactgcatttctcgttaataccgttcctttacctatgtagtatttctcaaaatgtttatagtcttatttggttgtagatgtatgtatctcctttcattataatatcatcgtctaaaacttgtttccagatctcaaacctttctttataacagtctggcttaggaaaatgatgtaatgtacctgaaattagaaagaatgagttaattgcaggttgtgaaatttatgttttaaaaatatagtgatatataatagtacaaacttcgatcggatcgttcctacaataagatcacttattctatcatcaataatcatcttacctccttcttcacatccaaaatagcaatgagtgcgagagtatttcggtaatctcgccatcgtaatccgtaaaaaacgcagccaaatttttaaatcaagtaatgtaaacacacgtcgtagtccattaaacgatgccagggtcaagagaaataaatatattcgtcggtatccgttcacgagaagccaagtaaatacgtaggaagcagtttcgaggtccagaaaacacgcgatggtcaataataggcaaataagtcgaaaataaaacttggtaaactcacggcacaagaaacgaacgttgagtgaaaagttttcaaaacatatcagtgctgtcatgtcattagcaaaataaaaattgcgtataagattaattgaagaccgaaaaggcgattcagtttttttttaattttttttagtttactttttattaaataatatttattaaattattaaaagaataacattttgaagaaagcagttactgtagcggcatctagtaatatttaagggaatattatGCCTTAGTTGACTTGCCCTGTGGCATAGATGGCAccactttccatacattttgttttcttgtcctcAAAGTACTGTACTGTCACCCCCATGTGACGGACACAGGTCACAGTAAATCCGAGCTAAAACGAGTGATAAAAAACTAAGCATTTAAAAGAATTTCGAATTCAAGACGTTATtggaaaagttttatattaatctatAAAACGTCTTATATACCCAGTGCCATCAAATAAACTGTTTCTATTGACTGTGTTTCCTGTGAACGCGGAACGTTTTAAGATCGTATCCCGGTAGAATATAGGCACTACCGGTGCCTATAAACATAAGACTCACTCtagttttttaatctttatgtgTGATGGGAGATAGAGATTGGAGACCGTTTGTTTACGGCGGCCTCGCGTCGATCGTCGCCGAATTCGGTGAGCAGAATAATATTATCCAGATTAACATAACCTTAAATGTTATATCACCTGGATCTGGAGGACTACGTATTCCAGATAATTCCAGTTTCCTAACTTCATGTAGAATTGTAGATAATATGCATCGTAATTTTTTTCGTAAGATAGTTACATTTTGTTCTGTATTTATCTTGTatatcttcttttttattatttgaatataaatcagTAGGTTCTATACAGATGTAAAtgtctaaacaaatattttttctttgtatgaatttatattttagtttgtaaGTTATCATAACAGTTTCTAATATCAAGTcaatatgttatgtattttctGATTATTTTTTCGAACAAGATTCTTATTACtctttcttgttatttttattaactggAATATGATAGTGGAATATGGAATACCATAGATCACTATAATtgagcttaattaaaattaaaattgcataatttatttcatgtatttaagaataaattgttaatatagGAGCACTCTTACTGTTTGCATTTGtatgttcaaacaaacatatttttttatcaacaggTACATTCCCTATTGACACAACAAAGACACGACTTCAGATTCAGGGCCAGAAGATAGACCCTCGTCATGTGGAGCTCCGGTACACTGGCATGGTGGACTGCTTCGTCAAGACCTCACAGCAAGAGGGGGTCAAAGCATTGTACTGCGGGTATGTTATGCATTATAAGGTCATATTCTACCTATGAGGTTACTTGTTACTTGATCTGATCTGGTAATCTTTTATTGCtatgtgtataaaaaataattatatatggCAACCCCTATCACTGAGCTCAAATGTAGCTCAGAATTAGTCCATTTTTCATGTAGATTTGACATATAAATAAAGAGCATCGGTTggtttttacaaaacaaaaacaatactatAATGTAGAACTACATTTAAGATTGGTCATTGATgacaaatttgtaaataattgagATATTCAAGTACCCAACTAATTTTGCTAAAATTTGCTGTGAGTTATTTGAAGCCTTAAAAAAAGacactttttattcaaatatttaacatcCATGATGATGAAGCAGATGCCTATCACCAATCAGTATTATATAATATCTTTGATAACATTCCAATATCTCTGATAATATGACATAATAATTGTGGTAGATTTCCACAGGTAGATATGGTATAATcagataaaagtaatttattttgatcttGCTGTGTAGTGATCCTGTTAGGATGAACTATTCTGGTGCCAAATTATCAATTTCTAAAAACCATTTACCTATTATCTGTAATCAACATATGTACTTTGTTGTAATCTAAAAACTCTTCTATATGTGACCTTTTAGTCTTAAACAACAACCACTGAAAGTAATTGTAAgaggtggtttcacaaacattcaactcataTGCACTAAGAGTATCAGGTTCGTAGATCCCACAAATGCTCgccctgcgcggggatcgatccTGCGAAACTTCGTAGGGGATaggttaatattttagtatgtcGGTTATAATTATATCGATATTCGTGCAGTCGtagtatgaataattaaataatggcATTGTCTTCACTATACAACTAATACTTCAAGGTAAAGCTCTCAACACAATGTGTATGTAAATATCTCTTAGGGTGCTGTTACTTACATAAGTCATTTTAACTAAAATGTACTTTACGCCAACAAGCCGGATCTCGGTCGAAGATATGCTTTCCCCAGTCCTAGTTATTAAAGATTTGACAAGTAGGTGTGACGGACATGAAAGCACATGTAGTGAATACGCTCCTAGTGGGTGATCCCAACAATCTTAATATGTATCGCGATAAAATCTAATAGAAGTAGCATTCAAAGAAATgcagaaattatgtttttgttcctattagaattatgaataaattcTAGTTTAATTCAGTTAAACGATTGGAAAGTTcagttaaaatgttatttttttggaaggTTGACAGGGTCTACAATAGTATCTGAATCTATCAATGAATCTAAGTCTTACGACATTAGCATCTCGGATAGCGGACCCCACGTACTTCGTCGCGATAAGCACTCATTGATAAGTCGATAGGTATCTATTGTCCGACTATTAGGGCCTGTACAGATGTTGCGGATTGACATGCGGCCGGACTTGCCGCCAAGTTgagttgtggaagagtgacagcgcgCTACCTGccgtagagcgccgtctctcttTACACCTGCAATAATATTGCTGTAAGAAGTACTAGCAGGTTTCTCAGGTTCTAGGTTAATTTCAATGCAAAAGCTTACTGTGTTTCGTATATGACCGAATAATTACGCTtaaaagtttgtgtgtttgcTACGAAATTATGATGTTGATTTATCTTTATAGATTTGCATAGTGATCTCAGTCAGCTAAATGTCGAAAGTAGTATTATtcttataacaatataatttatcattagCGTTGTCATCAGAATACACACttccaaaatatgtatatgctCATTAAAAACCTTAATCTATATCGGCCCTTAAATTCCTTATTTATAACAAGGCGTGCAAATCGCGTGCAAAAACAACACGCAATATTGAGTCATGCGATAAGTGCGCCGTGCTCACATGTTTTTATTGTCCTTATCAGTAGACGAAAACAAGACGTAAAcagtttatatatgtatgtctGAGACATATCGAGTGAtagttacattttatatgtttgtagTACATGCGTCCGATTGTAAAAACAGACCACGCCCTCTGCCATCTTCAGGGTTGCGGTTTGTGTCGTCATAGTTCAGTAAACAAAGGTTTAACATGACAAATATGAACGTACATATGCATTGCGCGTAAATTACGTACGTTGCTTGGCCTGTTTGTCGGAGTGACGGTACCTACTTGTGTATAACACACCCTAATGGATTTACCACTCTACATATCACAAGACAAGCTTTTAAATATGGCAGTAGCCTATACCTGACTAGTCTACATAATACTAAGCGCTATTGTATCGTAAGGTTATGTCATGTCCATAGAATAACTTATCTAAAAGTTTGTAGTAATGGAGTCTGATCaaagtaattgaaaatattgtcatGATGATCCACAGTCGATCGCTGATCAAACATTTAAGATAAAGATTGCGGCATTTTTAAATTGGTATGTTTCCGTAATTCCTTCTCCACTAAAGTACTGTAGTCTTATAGATATCATCTATCTGTAGATTAGACAATCATGTTGTACATGGTAATTTATTGTTCCTTTGTACTTCGCTATCAGTGACCTTGGAGATTCGCGAACGACGTTAGGTAAAAGTGAATTGCTAGTTTATTTCCTCTGAGTTTATTCGCGACATCGCGAGCGTgagataaaaataacttcacATTTTTTTGGTTCGTCTTTTAGGGTAATCTTTGCTTTATTGCATGCTTCTAAATTGATTTTACGAATACTTATTTTTGAGTAGTTAATTATGAAAgtgagatttttattaaaattaaaaacgattttttttcattttcaaatttacagtaatattattgaagttatgAAAGAGATGAGCAACACGACctgataatgttattttttactttttctataTGAAGCGGTAGGGCCTAGACATTTTGAATGGAGACAAGTGATATGAATTTTTCGTGAATCGTTTACATCTACAATTACATTTGCGATAGTGTTCGTGCTAGGGTATAGTGCATCCGATTTCGAAATATTACTAATTCTTAAATCTTATTTCGATAATCATTCGATTCGATGCAAATAAAGAAAGATAAGAATAATCTTACATTGGTATTGATTTCCGTAACAAACACACATGTAATGcttatttaatatcttattagttatttattgccACTTGATACGTGACTGATGCAAGAATCATGTTTGCAATCGCGATGCATTAATTAATGATGTTAGGAACTATCGATTGTTGTCAAGCAGTGAAGAAATTATGAAACCTGTTAAAATTAACAACGACCGCGACGcatttagttttagatttccGTGTTTTTCTAAAAGACTCCTATAACTCTCTCTCATCTGTCATGAAGTAGTTAAAAGGATTGAGTAACTGGGGACTCCTGAAGGTTTCTAAAAGTGGTATTTAGCTTCATTACAATGACACATATTACGTTTTGCTCTCAAAATGTTCatgagtaatttatattttttataagattttcaTTATATAGGTACGGTACAACATTTTAAGCGTGTAAATTAGGTATATAATCTAACACAAACACTATAATTTAGGCTACTCGAAATCTAGGTCACTTAAAAATAAGTGTTATCAACAAAATTGTCAAAACGTACGTTTTGTTGGCACGCTTCCAAGTTTATAACTGAACCAAAGAACTTTGCGTACTAATCGGTtattgataaacaaatattttcacacCAAGACGTAAAAGTTCAGATGAAGAAACCATGTTTGATTCGTTGGGCGGTATCTTTTTGATAAACAGTTTATCAACTGTCACGGTAAAAGAATTTACAATTTTGCTTTAGTAGACCCGGAGATCACCTACTTAATTGATAATTCCACGCTTTtttccaaaaagttttcaacGTTCATTAGAAAAATGGGTGTGATATTTTAAGTACAAACCTGTAAGCAAAAAAACACGTGTGCAAAAATGAAGCACGTGATGCAAGAGAAAGAAAATTCCTTCCAAGAATATACCGAtgtcttgtatttttaaacgactattAGTCATAGCGTTAAATgcatattatatgaaaatatacatCTCATTAAccagtaattaaataacaatttctttcgaatatttattcaaacaattttggCTTTAAGTCTCGTTTGAAGACTGGGCAGAGTGCCAAACAAGATTTCGTAGTAATGTCGAGTGACTGGATTTTAGAAATTAGAAGAACACGTGTTTGTTCATGACTATTAACAAAGGCcggatatgtttattttattctatgatATTAATCaatgttattatgattttaaaatcaattttgaacttCAATGTTGCAAGATTTTCACGTTCTTTGGCGCATTATGCATTACTTACTTTATTTGATCATATTGcagtaaaaacattaaacgaTCGAGATATTCTTACGATTGAcggaattttctttttaattcatgtCAATTACATTGGCGAATCTACATATCATCATTTTggttagaaaataattatcaaataggCAAGTTACAGATAGTTCTTTCCATTTTTTGCAgctatattttcatttcttttttcataatatcACCTTTccatccgtgtttcggaaggcaagttaaattgtgggtcccgactgttattcctacatctttgacagtcgttacaggtagtcagaagcttgaaaaagtctgacagccagtctaaccaaggggtatcgtgttgcccaggtaactgggttaaggaggtcagataggcagtcgctccttgtaaaacactggtacttagctgaaaccggttggactggtagccgaccccaacatagttgggaaaaggctaggccaatgaatatCACCTTTCCATATTGTTTCAGCATCTGGCCAGCGGTGTTACGGCAGGCGACGTACGGCACCATCAAGTTCGGCACCTACTACTCCATGAAGGACTGGATAGCGCAGCACAGGGCTGACGGCGGCTCCATAGAACACGTGCCCACCAACACGTTCTGTGCGGCCTTCGCTGGTGGCCTCTCCAGTGCCATTGCTAACCCTACTGATGTACTCAAAGTTAGAATGCAGGTGAGTTGACCGCAAGTgaagaaaatgatgaaataCTTGATAATATGAATAAAGTATGGCCTGCGGTTTCGTGGTAACAATATGTATCTGTGGTGGTAAATTATCAGATTGTTTAAGTATGagttttgtgtgtgtgttagAATGAATATGATTTCCAAATTTTCGGCATTCATCAAATTTCTTCAGTTAGTTACAACAATGCACATGCATGTCAATAAGATAACAACGTTAGGAGGAGTCACTAACGTTATATggtttttaacagtttttaatgATCTAAACGTGAAACGAAGTTAAAATGACGTCGTATCGTTTGTGCAGATGGGCGACGAGAAGCGCAACCTGGTCCGCTGCTTCATCGACATGTACCGGCTGGAGGGCGTGCGCGGGCTGTGGCGCGGCGTGGGCGCCACGTCGCAGCGCGCGGCGCTCATCGCGGGCGTGGAGCTGCCGGTGTACGACGCCAGCAAGCGCGCGCTGCTGCCGGCGCTGGGCGACGCGCCGCCCAACCACCTGGCCGCCTCCGCGCTCGCCAGCCTCGGCAGCGCCGTGGCCAGCACGCCGCTCGACGTCATACGGGTACGAACACTATTACAGCCAGAAAAGACCGAGGAGCGATCGCAAGCGACGGAATCGAACAGAAGGGAATCAAGGCGGTGATACTGACTCAAGAATCATGAAGTGTCACACATCTTTTTACAACGTTTTGCATATAGATTTCACACCTTTCGCAACCTAACTGAAGCCTTTGATTGAGTAAATCACAACGTGCCAATAGttcaaatattatacaatattcgCAATCTACAAATAAGTAAATTTGAGAAAgaaataccaaataaataactgaaacCAAGTAGGAGCACTTAAATAATAGTTGTCATCCTTCATTTTGATTCCGAGATACTTCAAGCCTCAAATCTCGGTCCTTTCCTTATTTAACCACTTGTTTTAAATGGCATGCTTAATATGCTTATgccactgttttttttattacagacgAGAATGATGAACCAAAGAAAAATGAAGAATCAAGTCGCAAAtccaaatgaaaaaatatacacagGGACGATAGACTGCCTACTGCGGgtaagtaacttttaaaaaatctaattaagaGAAGAGTCTAGAACGCGTATTTGCGCGACTCCTTTCGGATTCAAACTTAGCCTTTAATTAAACATGTGTTGACGCGGTGAACATTCTCACATATGTATATCACATCCTTGTTTTGGTCGTCACAAGAACATAAAACCTCGTTGACTTCACACATCGACACAATCGTGACTTTTATTGATTTCCATTACGACCTCCCGCCTGGCACTCCTGCCTTGGTTTAGCTGTAGGTAAGTTTAACAACGCCTGGAAGGTATCTAACCACCATCCTAATTTGGACTCGTGTCAAAAACAGTTGTTTTTCTTCCTTCAGACGGTTCGCAACGAAGGTTTCCTGGCCCTATACAAGGGCTTCATTCCGACGTGGCTGCGCATGGGACCCTGGAACATCATATTCTTCCTCACGTACGAGCAGATGAAGCAAATGTATTGAGCGAGGGATAACACCAAGACTGGTTACTGGTGATCAGGtaacatttatgaaattatattatactagctgttgcccgcgacttcgtccccgtgggtagaagatataagttatgatttaggtatacctgcctgGTTTtttatcttagctcctattagtcgcagcttgatggtttatagccttaagccttcctcgatgaatggtcttttcaacacaaaaagaatttttcaatttgtaccaatagttcctgagattaacgctttcaaacaaacaaagaaactcttcagctttatatattagtatagatttctgaATTAAAGTTGTGTGTGTTCGTACTAGCCTCAATGGATGTACTGTTAGAAAATCGTGGCTTAGATTGTAGGTTAAACAGGATCCAAATCACACTTTTCTTGTTTTCCTTTCGACTTTCAAGGTTAGAAATACTGAAATGAATTCATAGTAGTGTTAAGTGTTGTTCTCATTTAGTATTTGGAAAAATGGTTCAATAAGTTTAGCATTatacttgttatttttagtaaaataaatcatagttttaagaatatttcTAATTGAGAACTTATTCACTAAAACAAACATACCTCGCTTTCAGATCACCAAGGAGCAGATAGAATCAAGCGCGGCACGTGTGAGTGAGCTTACGTAGAAGCTAATGTGGGTGCGTGTTGAGTCTGCTACAGCTAAAgccatcatttattattttgcgtCGAGACATACTTTGTGAATTTGTGTAGGCACTGTTATAGTTATGTGGACACTTCAGTTTTTTTATCGAGGTATTTGTTTGACGTTGTTCGAAAAGATTTTTTGGGTAATTATTAATCATGATCAACATAAATCAATACCCTACTAAACTTCGTAATGcaaatgtaaaatgaaaaagagGGTAGTCGGAGAAAATCGTAAAAAGTCCTTAGTACGTAAGTAGTAATGATGCAGGCGACACGTGctgcacataatatatttaagtgttATTTATATCGAATGAATGAGCTTTTGTAGATATTTACATTAAGTCGCAGGATCACCTGTTTGTATGTAGTTCCTtcgtaattttaaatgtatcttgTGATAACTTTAATTTGCTCTTttgtaaagtgtttttttttttgtaaaggatggcgaaacaatttaattgaatgttgcatttgcatttttaaacattgatatttACTCTACAATGTTCTAAAAATCTTAGAATCTGATGGAAGCCAATAGCCGGGTCATCCATGTGATGACTGTTTCGAAGGAAAGAACAAATAATGAGATACATGTTCACACTTTCACACAATGTCtattttcggacccaaccggagaccgCGATGGGCTGAGTTCATTGTTTACTATATAATACGTACGTAGAGAAGACTCTCGGGCTTATACGTGGAACCTTTTGTCCATCATTTTCTTTATAGTTTTTCAGCGTCCTTTTGTAGAACATTGATCTGGGTTTTTTCTGGTCTGTGGTTGTAAACtgcatttcattattattgtattcaacATGTTAAGGTACACAGgtgaatatatttgtataagaaaaaactaagccatttaaatttaaagcatttattttatattatcccAAATTCTTTGCATCTACTAGGTTAATTTCGAAGAggtctttatttaaattgtttaagtgGTCAGCATTtgaatatctaatatataaaattctcgcgTCGggtcgaccgattctcatgcaATTTTGTGTCCTTATTGGGTAGTTCAGAGAATCggagaactatttttttacccCTAGAACACACTtacatggcaaaacaacgtaTGCTGGAACAACTactaatagtataaaataatttaatattaatcgaTTGTTTCTTAGAAACCTGCCAAATCGCATACAACGGATACTTTTTCTACTTGTAACTTGAAGCAAAGCTgccattaacaaaataaacgtattttgatagtaactgtcgtgagaatgattcattattaaatgatgtaacggtttactcacgcgtatttatcggggtagcccgactagtttcggacccaaccggagtccttaatcatgagcagacgcggcgggatcgcgagtcgaactgttcgactcgcgaaactagtcgggctaccccgataaatacgcgtgagtaaaccgttacatcatttaataataaaataaacgtactTTGTATTAAACTAGTCGATGATtcacaatgttttataaaactattattattgattgttaATTTATGTCCCTACTACCTGAAAGGCACATCGATATAACACGAGATTACACGCACTAAGTGCTTATTAAAAgatgtaatttatgtattgaTTTTGTATCTGTTTAGTTGTATGGTATTGCTACCTTAAAGTTTATATAAGTTTGATATGTTtatcgtatgtttttttttaactgtttagaatattattttaccagGGATCGTTAAGTAATTTTGTGAGTGTTTAGCAAAGATTCGATTGTTAATGATTGTGTGAGGATGAGTATTTGCTTAACAAGCAATGGTT
This sequence is a window from Trichoplusia ni isolate ovarian cell line Hi5 chromosome 15, tn1, whole genome shotgun sequence. Protein-coding genes within it:
- the LOC113501478 gene encoding mitochondrial uncoupling protein Bmcp codes for the protein MGDRDWRPFVYGGLASIVAEFGTFPIDTTKTRLQIQGQKIDPRHVELRYTGMVDCFVKTSQQEGVKALYCGIWPAVLRQATYGTIKFGTYYSMKDWIAQHRADGGSIEHVPTNTFCAAFAGGLSSAIANPTDVLKVRMQMGDEKRNLVRCFIDMYRLEGVRGLWRGVGATSQRAALIAGVELPVYDASKRALLPALGDAPPNHLAASALASLGSAVASTPLDVIRTRMMNQRKMKNQVANPNEKIYTGTIDCLLRTVRNEGFLALYKGFIPTWLRMGPWNIIFFLTYEQMKQMY